A genomic region of Colletes latitarsis isolate SP2378_abdomen chromosome 7, iyColLati1, whole genome shotgun sequence contains the following coding sequences:
- the LOC143343986 gene encoding DNA-directed RNA polymerase III subunit RPC1-like: MVKEQFRETDVARKISHVSFGVDGRHNMERQAHMHVVAKNLYNQDVEHTPVPYGVLDRRMGTCNNTICCVSCGKSLSECIGHFGYIDLELPVFHVGYFRAIIGILQTICKNCSHVMLSKVDKKRYLARALNPNLGYLSRKALRKQILDKAKKTTVCQNCGDLNGTVKKAGLLKIVHEKYKAKKKVDLIVQEKLAEYNNVLEDNKALEGVLQSGLVNVLNPLEVQSILEKIPENDIPLLMMNPECALPKDLVLTRIPVPPICIRPSVVSDLKAGTTEDHLTMKLSEIVFINDVIQKHRQSGAKVQMYSEDWEFLQLHCALYINSEMSGIPLNMQPKKSGRGLVQRLKGKQGRFRGNLSGKRVDFSSRTVISPDPNLRIEQVGVPIHVAKILTYPEKVNPSNIELMRKLVRNGPDIHPGANFIQQGKTQFKKYLKYGNRQKIAQDLQYGDIVERHLRDDDVVLFNRQPSLHKLSIMAHKAKVLQHRTFRFNECVCTPYNADFDGDEMNLHLPQTEEARAEALVLMGNKSNLVTPRNGELLIAATQDFITGGYLLTQKDTFLNKAQASQLAGCLLAGTDISMPVNLPEPAILKPTTLWTGKQIFSLILKPNDACKIKANLETKGRAYTSNEELCINDSYVIIRNSELITGSMDKSTLGSGSKQNIFYILLRDWGEDVATTAMWRLARMASFFLMNRGFSIGIGDVTPGQGLLKAKHELLNAGYSKCTEYIRQMEEGRLICQPGCTEEETLEAMILKELSVIRDHAGKACLKELHPSNSPLVMALSGSKGSFINISQMIACVGQQAISGHRVPNGFEDRALPHFERHSKIPAAKGFVENSFYSGLTPTEFFFHTMGGREGLVDTAVKTAETGYMQRRLVKSLEDLCLHYDMTVRNSVGDIVQILYGGDALDPTYMEGKDCPVDCKRILDHVRAKSPCKNEKSLDGPSVIKATNELLNSEEYKCLSEEFRQELSTFLKTVARKIACFRHNAPSNVPVILQLERLTVSQLVEFIHTCKEKYMRAKIEPGTAVGALAAQSIGEPGTQMTLKTFHFAGVASMNITQGVPRIKEIINANPKISTPIITAALENDTDPEYARRVKGRIEKTTLGEVTEYVEEVYLPDDCFLLIKLDVDRIKLLKLEVDVDSIRYSICTSKLKLNPKLVNVRGDSIITVNPSKNKYSLNYALTQLKETVPNIVVKGLPSVSRAVIHNDDSNGKTRYKLFVEGDNMREVMATHGVLGRKTTSNNTLEVFKTLGIEAARATIMTEIKLVMENHGMSIDRRHPMLVADLMTSRGEVLGITRQGLAKMKESVLNLASFEKTADHLFDAAYYGQKDVICGVSESIIMGIPVPVGTGIFKLLHKADKDEPQKRNLIFDDPQFHKKITKTAA; encoded by the exons ATGGTGAAAGAACAATTTAGAGAAACCGACGTAGCCCGTAAAAT TTCCCATGTGTCATTCGGAGTGGATGGCCGCCACAACATGGAGAGGCAGGCCCATATGCATGTTGTggcaaaaaatttatataatcaaGATGTCGAACATACTCCAGTTCCATATGGCGTACTTGACAGAAGGATG GGGACATGTAATAATACCATCTGTTGCGTATCGTGCGGCAAATCTTTAAGCGAATGTATTGGACACTTTGGTTACATCGATTTGGAATTACCAGTTTTTCATGTTGGTTATTTCAGAGCGATTATTGGTATTCTTCAGACCATTTGTAAA AATTGTTCTCACGTTATGCTATCCAAAGTTGATAAAAAACGTTACTTAGCCAGAGCATTAAATCCAAATTTGGGATATTTATCGCGTAAAGCCTTACGTAAACAAATTTTGGATAAAGCTAAAAAGACTACAGTTTGTCAAAACTGTGGAGATCTTAATGGAACGGTTAAAAAGGCTGGCTTGCTTAAAATAGTTCACGAAAAGTATAAGGCAAAAAAGAAAGTAGACCTTATTGTTCAAGAAAAGCTGGCAGAATATAATAATGTGCTCGAGGATAATAAAGCACTGGAAGGAGTACTTCAAAGTGGATTGGTTAATGTCTTAAATCCATTAGag GTACAAAGCATTTTAGAAAAAATACCAGAAAACGACATTCCTCTATTAATGATGAATCCAGAATGTGCATTACCAAAGGATTTAGTATTAACAAGAATCCCAGTGCCCCCAATTTGTATTAGACCTAGTGTTGTATCAGATTTGAAAGCAGGTACAACCGAAGATCACCTAACAATGAAATTATCAGAAATAGTCTTTATTAATGATGTTATACAAAAACATAGACAAAGTGGAGCCAAAGTACAAATGTATAGTGAAGATTGGGAATTTTTACAATTGCATTGTGCTCTTTATATAAATAGTGAAATGTCTGGTATACCTCTCAACATGCAA ccAAAAAAATCTGGTAGAGGATTGGTCCAAAGATTAAAGGGAAAGCAAGGTCGCTTTCGTGGTAACTTATCTGGTAAACGTGTAGATTTCTCTAGTCGTACTGTTATTTCACCAGATCCCAATCTTAGAATTGAGCAG GTTGGTGTACCTATTCACGTGGCCAAAATTTTAACCTACCCTGAGAAAGTTAATCCATCAAATATAGAATTAATGCGAAAATTAGTAAGAAATGGTCCAGATATACATCCAGGTGCAAATTTCATACAACAAGGAAAAactcaatttaaaaaatacttgaAATATGGTAATCGACAGAAGATTGCCCAAGATTTACAA TATGGTGATATTGTCGAAAGACATCTTAGGGACGATGATGTAGTATTGTTTAATCGCCAACCATCATTACATAAATTAAGTATCATGGCGCACAAAGCGAAAGTGTTACAACACCGAACATTTAGGTTTAATGAATGTGTTTGTACTCCATATAATGCCGATTTTGATGGCGATGAGATGAATCTACATTTACCACAAACTGAAGAAGCAAGAGCAGAAGCTTTGGTTTTAATGGGG AATAAATCGAATTTAGTTACACCGCGTAACGGAGAATTATTAATAGCAGCGACACAAGATTTTATCACCGGTGGATATCTTTTAactcaaaaagatacatttttaAACAAAGCTCAAGCAAGTCAATTAGCTGGTTGTCTTTTAGCAGGGACTGATATTTCTATGCCCGTTAATCTTCCTGAACCAGCTATTTTAAAACCAACCACGTTATGGACGGGAAAGCAAATTTTCAGTTTAATTTTAAAACCCAACGATGCTTGCAAGATTAAAGCTAATTTAGAAACCAAAGGAAGAGCTTACACTAGCAATGAAGAATTATGCATTAATGATTCCT ATGTTATTATCAGGAATTCAGAATTAATAACAGGATCTATGGATAAATCTACATTGGGTTCGGGATCGAAGCAAaacatattttacattttattgcGCGATTGGGGTGAAGATGTTGCAACAACTGCTATGTGGCGATTGGCAAGAATGGCAAGTTTCTTCCTTATGAACAGAGGCTTTTCTATCGGTATCGGCGACGTAACGCCTGGACAAGGGCTTCTTAAAGCTAAGCATGAACTTTTAAATGCTGG ATACTCTAAATGTACTGAATACATTCGTCAAATGGAAGAAGGGCGTCTTATATGTCAGCCTGGATGTACAGAAGAGGAGACTTTGGAAGCAATGATACTAAAAGAGCTTTCAGTAATTCGTGACCATGCTGGTAAAGCATGTTTGAAAGAACTCCATCCGAGCAACAGTCCGTTAGTTATGGCTTTATCTGGTAGCAAGGGCAGTTTTATCAACATTTCACAAATGATTG CGTGTGTGGGGCAACAAGCTATCAGTGGTCATAGAGTTCCTAACGGATTTGAAGACAGAGCTTTGCCGCACTTCGAACGGCACTCGAAAATCCCAGCAGCTAAAGGTTTTGTCGAAAACTCATTTTATTCCGGTCTAACTCCAACAGAATTTTTCTTTCACACAATGGGTGGAAGAGAAGGTCTTGTAGACACAgcggttaaaactgcggaaaccGGTTATATGCAACGAAGATTAGTCAAAAGTTTAGAAGATTTGTGCCTTCATTATGATATGACAGTTCGTAATTCGGTAGGAGATATTGTACAAATACTCTATGGAGGAGATGCTTTAGATCCTACATATATGGAAG GCAAAGATTGTCCAGTGGACTGTAAGAGAATATTAGATCATGTAAGAGCTAAATCGCcctgtaaaaatgaaaaatcactAGATGGTCCCAGTGTAATTAAAGCTACAAACGAACTTCTAAATTCCGAGGAGTACAAGTGTCTCAGTGAAGAATTTAGGCAGGAGTTATC CACATTCCTTAAAACTGTGGCTCGTAAAATAGCATGCTTTCGACATAATGCTCCATCGAACGTACCTGTAATTTTACAACTCGAGCGACTTACAGTTTCTCAATTAGTTGAATTTATCCATACTTGTAAGGAAAAATACATGCGAGCTAAAATAGAACCAGGCACTGCTGTAGGTGCGCTTGCTGCGCAAAGTATTGGGGAACCGGGCACACAAATGACCTTGAAAACTTTCCATTTTGCCGGTGTTGCGTCTATGAATATTACTCAAGGTGTACCacgtattaaagaaattatcaACGCAAATCCTAAGATCAGCACTCCAATTATTACGGCGGCTCTA GAAAATGATACAGATCCAGAATATGCAAGAAGAGTAAAAGGTAGAATTGAAAAGACTACTTTGGGAGAAGTGACCGAATATGTCGAGGAAGTGTATCTACCGGACGATTGTTTCCTGTTAATAAAGTTAGATGTTGAtagaataaaattgttaaagttGGAAGTAGACGTAGATTCCATACGTTATTC AATTTGTACGTCAAAATTAAAGCTTAATCCGAAATTGGTAAATGTTAGAGGCGATTCTATCATTACTGTGAATcctagtaaaaataaatacagtttGAATTATGCGCTCACGCAATTGAAGGAAACTGTTCCAAATATCGTTGTAAAG GGTTTACCATCAGTTTCTAGAGCGGTCATTCATAATGACGATTCAAATGGTAAAACAAGATACAAATTGTTCGTGGAAGGAGATAATATGCGTGAAGTCATGGCTACGCACGGCGTTTTAGGTCGGAAAACAACTTCGAACAACACGTTAGAA GTTTTTAAAACTTTAGGAATTGAAGCTGCAAGAGCAACAATAATGACAGAAATTAAATTAGTGATGGAAAATCATGGAATGAGCATTGATCGAAGACATCCGATGCTTGTAGCTGATTTGATGACAAGCAGGGGAGAAGTATTAGGTATTACGAGACAAGGCTTAGCGAAGATGAAGGAATCTGTTTTGAATTTGGCTTCG
- the LOC143343992 gene encoding angiotensin-converting enzyme-like, whose translation MLRLLLVAALVTLSWGSPMPQGASESTAAKGAEVLLTIARGFLSRVDKQYAEWNNKQSLAEWDYASNLTQENLAKKLNVSAEAARVYKTIWREVSEYPWKNIKDETIRRQFSKLSVLGAAALPEDLFQEYKKIISDMENIYSTARICDFKNRSKCDLALEPELTDRLMKSRDPEELKYIWTEWRKATGEKMKSLYVRYVELSNMIAVLNNYTDNAAYWMKDYEADDFPEQIETLWQQLKPLYLQLHAYVRRELRKKYGEDIVSKDGPIPAHLLGNLWAQSWTGIADFTIPYPGKQLPDATNAMIEQGYNATTIFRVAEDFFVSINLTAMPDLFWKRSILEKQKDREMICHASAWDFYDGKDFRIKQCTTINMQDLLTAHHEMGHIEYYLQYKDQPTVFKESANPGFTEAIGDVIALSASTPSHLKSIKLLNDDATDQEAIINNLYLKGIDKIVFLPFAYMMDKWRWNVFQGAVTPDNYNCNWWDLIESFQGIEPPVDRSEDDFDPGAKYHIIADVEYIRYYVSFIVQFQFHKSLCTAANQYDPQNPNSKPLHQCNIYNNKAAGNLLKSILELGSSKPWQDVMEKLTGQRNMDTAGLLEYFKPLTDWLTEENKKTNEYIGWKPRAKQCVQTRSELAAVDETIKITETTEAME comes from the exons CTGAATGGGATTACGCGTCGAACTTGACTCAGGAGAACTTGGCGAAAAAGTTGAACGTGTCCGCGGAAGCGGCTCGCGTGTACAAGACAATCTGGCGAGAAGTGAGCGAGTACCCATGGAAGAACATCAAAGACGAGACCATCAGGAGACAGTTTTCGAAACTCAGCGTCCTGGGCGCTGCAGCTCTTCCCGAAGAT CTGTTCCAAGAATACAAGAAAATTATAAGCGACATGGAGAACATCTATAGCACTGCGAGAATATGCGATTTCAAAAATCGCAGCAAATGCGATTTGGCCCTCGAACCCGAACTGACCGATCGTTTGATGAAAAGTCGCGATCCTGAAGAACTGAAGTACATTTGGACCGAGTGGAGGAAAGCAACGGGCGAAAAAATGAAGTCGTTGTACGTAAGATACGTCGAGCTGAGCAATATGATTGCTGTATTGAACAACTACACCGACAACGCAGCTTATTGGATGAAAGACTACGAAGCTGACGACTTCCCTGAACAAATTG aaacacTTTGGCAACAATTGAAACCACTTTACTTACAACTGCACGCTTACGTCCGACGAGAACTTAGGAAGAAATATGGTGAAGATATCGTCTCGAAGGACGGTCCTATCCCCGCTCACTTATTAGGCAATTTATGGGCACAGAGTTGGACTGGCATAGCAGACTTCACAATTCCATATCCAGGAAAGCAATTACCAGACGCGACAAATGCTATGATCGAACAAG GATACAATGCAACGACCATCTTCCGCGTAGCCGAAGATTTCTTCGTATCCATAAACCTTACCGCAATGCCGGATCTGTTCTGGAAACGATCGATTTTGGAAAAGCAGAAGGATCGAGAGATGATCTGTCACGCCAGTGCGTGGGACTTCTACGATGGCAAGGATTTCAGAATCAAGCAATGCACAACAATTAACATGCAAGATTTGTTAACTGCACATCACGAAATGGGTCACATTGAATATTATTTGCAATATAAAGATCAACCCACTGTCTTCAAAGAGAGCGCGAATCCCGGATTCACTGAAGCTATCGGCGATGTTATAGCGCTCAGCGCATCGACTCCTAGTCACCTGAAAAGCATCAA ATTGTTGAACGATGATGCAACTGATCAAGAGGCCATTATCAATAATCTTTACCTAAAAGGAATTGACAAAATTGTATTTCTACCATTCGCATATATGATGGACAAATGGCGCTGGAACGTATTCCAAGGAGCAGTTACACCAGATAATTATAATTGTAACTG gtGGGATCTCATTGAGAGTTTCCAAGGTATCGAGCCACCGGTAGATAGATCAGAAGATGACTTTGATCCTGGTGCGAAGTACCATATAATAGCAGATGTAGAGTACATCAGGTATTATGTGAGTTTCATCGTACAATTCCAATTCCACAAATCTCTGTGCACAGCCGCGAATCAGTACGATCCGCAGAATCCAAACTCAAAGCCGTTGCATCAATGTAATATTTATAACAACAAAGCAGCAGGAAATTTGCTGAA ATCCATATTAGAACTGGGCTCTTCTAAACCTTGGCAAGATGTGATGGAAAAGCTCACAGGTCAAAGAAACATGGATACCGCGGGACTCTTGGAATATTTCAAACCACTAACAGATTGGCTGACAgaggagaataagaaaacaaacgAGTACATCGGATGGAAGCCTAGAGCAAAAC AATGTGTACAAACTAGATCAGAATTAGCAGCGGTTGATGAAACAATCAAAATCACCGAAACGACTGAAGCGATGGAGTAG
- the Gnf1 gene encoding germ line transcription factor 1: MPKDIRSYFQSVKTNSTSTPTKAVKRRIVISSDENEEKTLSPVKRSKKTKKLGEKPVSFNPDDDTKLQKIVSPSNIFGKKPIRRQEAQKVSKQLQKKEAKSHNDDDFEATLIELDTSDIEQKYLAEIKSDTDSFNSKDKEQGSHTTSTKNEEKKKTPPKNKINDEKITPVKNKHNVKEKKTPEKSDLEQKDESHVSKNKKSSNDSTSEDMEHADSEASNKFKSKKRRSTSKMEVEYKELKRKVSPKKSEASDIYEERLEKKKQNVAMYQQYLQRGGARHPGSKEIPEGAEYCLAGLSFVITGVLDSLEREEADELIKKYGGRIVSQVTKKTNYVIVGDQAGPSKLSKATSFNIKQISEDDLLEMIRTRNAGHAHDVLQSRTKSKDRTKRKDTESEDTSPSPTKKKKTIVNQETEKLEKICSPHKKKEFSYKKRSDNKDTIATILSSPKKNETEVHESLIQDKKEINDAKCVHIKTDTLQDINGNIQTQALVEKYRPKTMKQILGQQGDKSNAKKLHKWLTNWHKNQSGQVKHAKPSPWAKNDDGAFFKAALLSGPPGIGKTTTAQVVCNELGFDLVEFNASDTRSKKLLQQEVAELLSNTSLKDYFIDNKNKPTSKHVLLMDEVDGMAGNEDRGGLQELIALIKSTDVPIICICNDRNNPKMRTLANYVFDLRFSKPRIEQIRGAMKSICYKENITMSTEDLDRLIESTNQDVRQIINYLALFVGKTGRQEKSQKQHVNKDLKLGPWDVIKKVFSTEEHKHMNIHDKSDLFFHDYNIAPLFVQENYLLVTPQGQRDELLAKVAESAKSLALGDIVEKSIRSNSAWSLLPVQACYSSVIPGTVMSGYINSQINFPSWLGRNSKARKFDRMIQEITVHTRLATGVSKEAINMDYIKPLRDAIVRPLAVNGAEGIDEAMNVISHYHLLREDLDSLIEVSLWPGDRDPMQVVDSKVKAAFTRTYNKNSVVVPYTVSGTSKKKAANEEVDTYLEENEAVEANSDDNDDNAETDKMIKVKKPTVSKKTESKRNNNDKTEMKGKKSDKPSKRGRGRGKTK; the protein is encoded by the exons ATgccaaag GACATACGATCCTATTTCCAGAGTGTTAAAACCAATTCTACTTCTACACCCACGAAAGCAGTAAAAAGACGAATAGTAATTTCAtccgacgaaaatgaagaaaagACACTGTCACCGGTTAAGCGATCAAAG AAAACAAAAAAGTTAGGAGAGAAACCTGTATCGTTCAATCCTGATGATGATACAAAGCTACAGAAAATTGTTTCTCCTTCTAATATCTTTGGTAAGAAACCAATAAGAAGGCAGGAAGCGCAGAAAGTATCAAAACAATTGCAAAAAAAG GAAGCTAAAAGCCATAATGATGATGATTTTGAAGCTACTTTGATCGAATTGGATACATCTGATATTGAGCAGAAATATTTAGCAGAGATCAAGTCTGACACAG ATTCATTTAATAGTAAAGACAAAGAACAAGGTTCACATACAACCAGTACTAAGAATGAAGAGAAGAAAAAGACACCTCCTAAGAACAAAATTAATGACGAAAAAATAACGCCTGTTAAGAACAAACACAACGTCAAAGAGAAAAAGACGCCTGAAAAGTCGGATTTGGAACAAAAGGATGAATCTCACGTATCAAAGAATAAAAAGTCTTCTAATGACAGTACAAGTGAAGATATGGAGCATGCAGATTctgaagctagtaataaatttaaGAGTAAGAAAAGACGTTCCACATCCAAAATGGAAGTGGAATACAAAGAACTGAAGAGGAAAGTATCTCCTAAaaagtcagaagcatcagatatATATGAGGAAAGACTTGAGAAAAAGAAGCAAAATGTTGCAATGTATCAACAGTATCTTCAGAGAGGAGGAGCCAGACATCCAGGATCTAAAGAAATTCCGGAA ggcgcTGAATATTGTCTTGCAGGATTAAGTTTCGTGATAACTGGTGTTTTGGATTCTTTGGAAAGGGAGGAAGCTGACgaacttattaaaaaatatggtGGACGAATTGTATCTCAAGTCACCAAGAAAACTAATTATGTCATAGTAGGAGATCAGGCTGGTCCTTCAAAATTGTCAAAA GCAACTAGTTTTAATATAAAACAAATATCGGAGGATGATTTGTTAGAGATGATTCGTACGAGAAATGCAGGCCATGCTCATGATGTATTACAATCGCGAACAAAATCAAAAGATAGAACGAAACGAAAAGATACGGAGTCAGAAGACACGTCTCCTTCACcaacaaagaaaaagaaaactatAGTAAATCAGGAGACagaaaaattggaaaaaataTGTTCACCGCATAAAAAGAAAGAATTCTCTTATAAAAAAAGATCTGATAATAAAGATACGATAGCAACAATATTGTCATCGCCTAAAAAAAACGAAactgaagtacatgaatctcttATAcaagataaaaaagaaattaatgatGCTAAGTGTGTACATATAAAAACAGATACTTTACAAGAT ATAAATGGAAACATACAAACACAGGCGTTAGTTGAGAAGTATAGACCAAAAACTATGAAACAGATTTTGGGGCAGCAGGGAGACAAAAGCAATGCCAAGAAATTGCATAAATGGCTAACGAATTGGCATAAAAATCAAAGTGGTCAAGTTAAACATGCCAAACCCA GTCCCTGGGCAAAAAATGACGATGGTGCTTTCTTTAAAGCTGCTTTATTATCTGGTCCACCTGGAATTGGAAAAACTACAACTGCTCAAGTTGTTTGTAATGAATTAGGTTTCGATCTTGTAGAATTCAATGCATCAGATACCAGAAGTAAGAAACTTCTGCAACAAGAAGTAGCAGAACTTTTATCCAATACTTCATTAAAAGATTACTTCATag ATAATAAAAATAAGCCAACATCAAAACACGTTTTACTAATGGACGAGGTTGATGGTATGGCTGGTAACGAAGATCGTGGTGGTTTACAGGAATTAATCGCCTTAATTAAATCAACCGACGTACCAATTATTTGTATCTGCAACGATCGAAATAATCCTAAGATGAGAACGCTCGCTAATTATGTATTCGACCTGCGATTTTCGAAGCCCAGAATAGAACAGATTAGG GGAGCAATGAAATCCATATGTTACAAAGAAAACATTACTATGTCGACGGAAGATCTAGATCGTTTAATCGAATCCACTAATCAAGATGTTcgacaaataataaattatttagcaTTGTTTGTTGGAAAAACTGGTCGTCAGGAAAAATCTCAAAAACAGCATGTTAACAAAGATCTGAAATTGGGACCTTGGGATGTTATAAAGAAAGTATTTTCTACCGAGGAACACAAGCATATGAATATCCATGACAAAAGTGATTTATTCTTCCACGATTATAATATAGCACCGTTATTTGTacaagaaaattatttattggTTACGCCTCAAGGACAAAG AGATGAATTATTGGCAAAGGTAGCAGAAAGTGCTAAAAGTTTAGCACTGGGAGATATAGTGGAGAAATCAATAAGAAGTAATAGTGCTTGGTCTCTTCTGCCAGTGCAAGCTTGTTATTCTTCCGTTATACCTGGCACAGTAATGTCTGGTTATATTAATAGTCAAATTAATTTTCCATCTTGGCTTGGGCGTAACTCGAAAGCTCGCAAATTTGATAG AATGATACAAGAGATTACTGTGCATACACGTTTAGCTACTGGTGTAAGCAAAGAAGCAATAAACATGGACTACATTAAACCTCTTAGGGATGCTATAGTCAGACCTTTGGCTGTAAATGGTGCTGAAGGAATAGATGAAGCGATGAATGTTATAAGTCACTATCACTTACTCAG ggAAGATCTGGATTCTTTGATAGAAGTTTCATTGTGGCCCGGTGATCGCGATCCCATGCAAGTCGTTGATAGTAAA GTAAAGGCTGCTTTTACAAGGACATACAACAAAAATTCTGTAGTTGTACCATATACAGTGAGTGGTACATCAAAGAAGAAAGCAGCAAATGAAGAGGTTGACACTTATTTAGAAGAGAATGAAGCAGTAGAAGCGAATTCCGACGATAACGATGACAACGCTGAGACTGACAAAATGATCAAG GTGAAGAAGCCTACCGTAAGTAAAAAAActgaatcaaaacgtaacaataACGATAAAACAGAAATGAAAGGTAAAAAAAGCGATAAGCCCAGTAAACGTGGAAGAGGACGTGGAAAGACAAAATAA